The nucleotide window GTCGAGGCCGGAGGAGAGCCttgacagggaggaagaggggggagggggaggggggatataGGCGAGGCGGCGCTCCTCAAAATAGCTGGATCCGTATGGCCGTGCTCTGTACTTCTCATAGTAGTCTACGCTGCTGTATCGGTCACGCTCGTACACTGCCCTATCTGGGTAGGCGCCAGCTGACCTGCTGCTGTACCGCTCCCTTAGATCACCGTACTCACGGGACGCTCCGAAGCTAGGCCTACGactcagagggggagggggtggtatcCCTCCCAGGtagcctgcctctctgctatAAGCCAACATGTAATCAGATGGCGGAGCTCTGGGCATCCCGTAGCCGCCGCCCCTGCCGTAACCCGGGGGACCCCGCGGCGGGAAGCCCCTACCGCGACCGCGGCCCCTCATTGGGCCGCCTCCGAGGCCATCGCCGTAGCTACCGTTCTGACCACTCGGGCAGTCTTTGGACCAGTGCCCCTGTTTCCCGCAGACAAAGCAGCCGGTTTGATCTCCCATTCCCGGGGCGGTGCGAAGCCGACTGGTGGACAGCTGTACGCTCATCAGCTTGccttgtgaggagagagaagacacgCATGAGACGGTGGGGTTCTGACACGAAAGCCAACTGACTCTTACACGACTACAGAGGAAAAAAGGCTCATTGTCCTGATTGACAGATTTGGTTTTCATTGAGCATCATCAACGTTATGGTCATTTATTTAGATACGGCTGTTTAGATACGCACCACGAGAAGAACTCACCGCCGTTTACATTAGCAATTATTATTCTCTCCCAGACAAGAACCGTGTCCGGTAATGTATACACTTTGCCTTTTTTACAGGAGAGGACATAGAGCTAGAGGCAATTACTCGTCACGGGATTTCTATGCATCTCAAAACCGATTTCCAAAACATATCTACGGTTAGCACAGCTTATGTATTCGCCCCCGCCCCGAAAGTTCACCTTGGAAGGCTGTGTTGTCCAGTTTGCTGATGGCCTCCATGGCATCATCCACACACTCCATGTGCACAAAGGCGTAGTCCTTCACTATGTCACACTCCACCACAGGGCCGTACTCCTCAAACTTGGCCTTTAGGTCCACACTGCTGCAGTCTTCCGGGATGTTACTGACATGCAGTTTGGTGGTGGACTTTGGCCTCCGTTTGCTCATCTCCACATTCATGGCTTCACCGTTCAGCTCATAGTGGTGGAGGTTACGGATAGCCTCCTCTGCCTCAGTCTGACTGCTCATGTGGACAAAACCGTAGTTCTTAAGGATGTCGCATTCTGAGATCTTACCATACTGGGTGAAGAGGCTACGCAGCTCTTCCTCTGTGGTGCTTGAGGCTAGATTGCCTACAAATATTTTCACCATCTTGAAATCACACCTAGATTACtcctggaggcagaggaggaatacatacattaaacatacatAAGACATTAATCCATGATAAAAAGGCTGAGAAATTATGTCAGAAACACACTCAAATCAATATGGCAGTATATTGTTTATAAAACTACTAGGGTAAAAAGTTTTATAAATTCACACTCGCTGACAAATGTGTGGTTGGATGGCAAATTCAGTCTGCTAAAGAAAATAGATCAGCTCAGCTGATTTTAGTTTAGCTCAGCCAAGTTGTGAATAGTTGCTATTGACTAGATTTGACAGACTTGCAACGGTCATGTTTAGGTCATTAACACACCAATCAAGTTAAAGTTGGTCAAGTAATTAGAGATAGCTAGTATCTTTATTCAATTTTCTGAGCCTCTGCAATCAAACGTGCTTACAGAAATACGCAGCGTTCTGTAGGTACATGCAACTTCAATACTTCAATTTAGTATGGCTGGCTAGCTAGGTAGCGCCGCGCTGCACATGCCATGAATCATGGCTGGGGATACTAGTAGCACTAGCTCGCAAAagggtagctaactagctagctacgaGCGAACTTTCATTTGGCCGAGAATTCAGCTCAAATGTTAAAATGTCACTCGTTTCTTAGTCTCTTTTTGACTTTCGAGAAATATAGCTGGCTATGTTCCTAGGATAACAAGCAAGGCTtcgtttagctagctagcttctaaCGACGTTGTGTAGCTGTTATTTGAGTTAGCTCTTGCCatttagctaacgttagccaactTCGCAGTAGATGTCCAGTACAGTAGCTACAATCTGcgcatatatttttttaagcaGTTATAACAAACACACTATAACATATGTATTTACACAAGATACGCAGCCCAGGGCCAACAAAATCTAGCAATAATTCAGGACAATTCCTCCATAAATCTTACCTGGTAAGTAAATTCTGCCGCCAATGAATGACTAGTGAAATGGCGCCGCTTGCGGGTGACGGGTCATCACTGTTTGGTGTGACGCACTCCAAAATGTAGAAAATAAAGAACGGACAGTGCCCTCTTGTGTCCAAACTGAAAGTTATGTGTGTCCGCTGACGCTACACACAACAGAATTGTAGCTCTAGTTTTTGTAGACCATTAAACTTTAAAAGTTTTAAGTGAATTCTACAACTATGATGTATCTTGATAACATAAAAAACAAGAAGTTATTTTATCCACATTCACAGAATAGACCTTACCTTACATGCCGATGTTTGTGACAATTTGCCAACCCATTctgtaaatgtttattttaacatcGTTGGACATTTGATCTGGTCAGCATGACTTTTTAGTTTATTATCTGTTCAGTGAACATAAAGGTTTGCTCTCAATAAATACTGCCCCCAAAATGTAATTGTTTATTTTCACATTTTTCTATTCAATTATATAGCAAGTGACATGACAATGTACATACTTAAAACTCTCCAATATACATTCCCACATCATATGCTTACCCTGAATAAAAAATCCAATAcgcatattgcatatttctttCAAGTATCTTTCAGGGGTGATGAGTGTTACATGATAGCCCATCCCTCCCATGTTAAATCACTCgaccaaaacaaaagaaaagcaAACCAGTATTATAAACTATAAGAATCATTATACTATTCAAATGATGTGCTCTTTCAATTTCAGAAATAGCTCAATATTAGCATATATTAGCACTCCAACAATATGGCACATTAAGCATGTGACAATACATCTTAATAACAGCAGAGCTAGAGCCACCAATGGCATCCCCACATTACTGGGTTGAAAAGCATCTACATGTTAGTTCACAGACAGTGTCCACTTCTTGTTATATGTTATATAACAAGTGTGTTGTTATATGGAAACAGTCAAAAGTTTAGACCAGGTATCATCACTAAGTTGATCTCAACTGCCAACTACCAGCAGGGGAGACAATGTAGGTTGATGCAGTATAAGTTAAAGTAGCATGTGCGCTTAAAGAGTTATAAGTCTTCATAGGGATTCTCAACAAGTCTTTACTGACACGGCACAGTACATTTCCCTCTGTGCTATATTCCAGAGTCTGTTTCCTTTTTGCAGGTAGAGGGGTTAGTGAGTTCAGGTTGTGGTGAAGCCATAACAGTCACATGACAGTACGTTCTTTCtatcctttgtctctctccttcatcttcttCACTTCGCAGAGATGGCAGGGAAACAACCTTAAACAATGGATCCTGTCACGTAGGTTAAGCAGAATAAGCTGCTTCCATCTGTTCAtccactcacttttttttccctccatcttcttgTCTTTCTCTTACTCCTCTTTTCCCATCTTCTTGTTTTCAGTAACTGCTTTCGTGGCCAGTCAGGATATACAGGTTGCTCGAGGCCAAGGGGTCGTCTGTTGGGGTACTCTGTAGGACAATATCTCTGTGTCGAAGATAAAAGCAAAGAAAGACGGGTTTTCCAGGGTTCAACTACTAAATGGTCTTTTACGTCCATGTGAGGGCAGGAATGCAGAGACGACATGTGAGCACACCTGTTTGTCCCCAAGACCCGAAACACGCGTGTTTCATCTGTGATCTCCTGCGTGACCTAGACACAAACACGCCACCATAATTCACTGCCCATGCAAATAAACAATTAAACAACGACAAGACCTGTAAATAACACAAGATTTTCAAAGCAGTTGAATCCGACACCAAATATGGTAATCACCTCATTTGAAGGAAGACTACGCCCTTTGAGACCATGTTTCCAGAAGGCGAGAACACTATCCTGTAAacacactatcaacagaacagatgTCACCCTAAGCTCTACATAAACAGAAGATACTTtactgacacatacacataaacacaatatGAGCAATATCATTGGTTTAATTACCAAGTGTTTCAATTGGGAAGTCAAAGAACATTTCAGAAGCCAACTCCTTCGATGGAAGCCCTTGTAGGTTGACAATCTTCACAGTTTCTAGGAAGGAAACATCCAATTACTACTGGACGAGTATCGACACATTGAAAGGATGTTATATTATTGAATCTGAAGACTCACTTTCTAATGCAATGAGGACTGTATCTCTGTCTAGCTGCGTAACTTGCACTGCTCCAACAGGTCCATGGTCTGTccacaaaacagacacacacacacacattgagaaagagtgagatagtAACCAACATTTATACAGAGAAAAATACATCCCTCTACATGAAACAACATCAGGTCTTTTTCTAACGTCTAGATCCACCCTACCTGGAGGAGAGTTAGGTGTGCCGTTCAACTCTACAATTTCAAACTTCAGCTTCTGGTTTGTTACCGACTCCCCCTTGCCAATGGTACAGTCTCTTACCCCTACGCACAGCTGTGGAAACTCATCTGTCACTAAGACCAGGAGTTCAAAGATAGGCAGGGATTCTGGGAGGCTAATTGCAATATGCTgaaagaaggagatggagaaagtcAAGAGTTCAAGTACCAGAAAATGAATTGTGGTTTTATGAacatttttaaaagtaaacaCTAGTTTCTCTTTCAGATTGGATGTATTGTATTGATACAAACCTTGAGCTGCATGAACTTCTGTAAGGGCTCATACCACAACAGTAGGACCAATCCTGATggcacagccccacacagaaaGGTGCTGTCTGTGTATGGGTTCCGtgctggaaagagagaaagggagttagAGACAAATGCAATCGCTACCATCTTGCTGGTTGGGATCAAACCACCTGTTGGACAAACAGTTACTCACCCACACTGCACCTTCGACAGCCTTTGGTGTCTGGTATCTTCCCAAATACAGCATACTTTCTGCAGAAGGGCAAACAAGGTCTTTATTGAATCCGAGATGCAAGACAACATCAAATAAGCACCAACTCATGCATTGTGGGCAGGGTTGTGTACCTGGGATTGATCCTGTCTGTGAGGCGGTTGGTGCCCAGGGACAGGTGACTCTGTTTCTTCTGCAGGTGGCCTCTTTGTTCAAACAAAGCTGGTAGACTGTGAGAGTACAGCTGGGACGACTTTCCTGTTAAGGACACAGAGATGGTTAATAGACAGAGGTTaagtgaggaaaggagagatctTTACCCTGTAGTATTCAATAACGGGAGCCAGAATTCGAGAACCTAGAATCAAGCAGCTTTGTCACACTGGGGTTGGTGTCACCTATTGCTCACAAAACAATGTCTCAAAATCAGGACTATTTTGTTAAACTGAACATTCAGTTTGTTTGCATGGTCAAATTTGAATGTGAAAGTTGATAAAAAACAGAATAACTCCATACCTGATACAGACATCAAGACGTTATTCATGACATAAAGCCAGGTGCATCTTTGAGGGAGCAACTGCGGGGAAGACAGAAAAAGTCTTAAAACTGAAACAAATGTCATCCTTTTCCAACATTGTTAACTACTGAATAATAAAGTGCATCATCAGCAATTAGACGTTAGACGGTAAATGTGCATAAATCCACCTTCTCTAGAGTGTCCTCATGAAG belongs to Osmerus mordax isolate fOsmMor3 chromosome 23, fOsmMor3.pri, whole genome shotgun sequence and includes:
- the LOC136967908 gene encoding RNA-binding protein 4.1-like isoform X1 codes for the protein MVKIFVGNLASSTTEEELRSLFTQYGKISECDILKNYGFVHMSSQTEAEEAIRNLHHYELNGEAMNVEMSKRRPKSTTKLHVSNIPEDCSSVDLKAKFEEYGPVVECDIVKDYAFVHMECVDDAMEAISKLDNTAFQGKLMSVQLSTSRLRTAPGMGDQTGCFVCGKQGHWSKDCPSGQNGSYGDGLGGGPMRGRGRGRGFPPRGPPGYGRGGGYGMPRAPPSDYMLAYSREAGYLGGIPPPPPLSRRPSFGASREYGDLRERYSSRSAGAYPDRAVYERDRYSSVDYYEKYRARPYGSSYFEERRLAYIPPPPPPSSSLSRLSSGLDLYERRPLPPPSTAAAAASYYARDRSPIRRVPVASAGFAYERSRLSPMSATRSSSYAIARARDPYAERSRYAY
- the LOC136967908 gene encoding RNA-binding protein 4.1-like isoform X2 is translated as MVKIFVGNLASSTTEEELRSLFTQYGKISECDILKNYGFVHMSSQTEAEEAIRNLHHYELNGEAMNVEMSKRRPKSTTKLHVSNIPEDCSSVDLKAKFEEYGPVVECDIVKDYAFVHMECVDDAMEAISKLDNTAFQGVYASRWTFHFPPSSELRGSSQLRDVPQINKPFMVPTLKCDFVRQLWVESGVHHLPGTCVCQWPADKLSSQLTNQSIFSNIISLFYFFSCYMGVAIWNLISVVIIRCDVETSLLYRLSSRFYHGCHF